The nucleotide window GACCGCGCGCTCGACCGCGGCGACCGGAAGGTGCTCGCGCTGGTGGACCGACTGGACGCGGTCGTCGTCGACGACGAGACGATCCGCTCGCTGACGACCGAGCGGACCTTCACGAACGTCAACACGCGGTCCGAACTCGACGAGGCGGAGCGGGCGGTCGCCGCCGCGGTCGACGCGGGCTGAGTCGACAGCCGCGGTCGACGCGGGCTGACTCGAAAAGGGAGGCTCCCGCGACCGCGGCGTCAGTCGGTCAGCGTCTCGTACGCCTCGTTGAGCCGTTTGAACTCCTCCTCGTCGCCGTCCTCGCCGTCCGGGTGGAGCCGCTTCGCGTGCTCGCGGTACGTCCGGCGCACCGCCTCGTCGTCGGCCGTGCGGTCGAGACCGAGCGTCTCGTACGCCTCGCGCTCGGTCATCCGGTCGGTCGACGGCGCGCGGTCGCGGGGGTCTCCCGCCCCGGACGCGCCGGGGCCGCCCGGTCCGCGAGCGCCGCGCCGCCCCGCACCCGGGCCGCGACCGCCGTCGGCAGCGCCGGCGGCGCGGTACGCGCGCTCCCGGTTGGCCTCGGCGCGGGCGCGCTGTCTGGCGCGCTCCCGCTCCGTCGGTCCCGCCCGCTCGGCGGACCGCCGGGCTTGGTCGTGGAGGCGTCCGCTGGCGTGGTACCAGAGGAAGTAGGAGACGGCACCGAACGGCACCGCGAGCGCTAACGCGATCGGGTGGAGCACGATCCCGCCGATCACG belongs to Halorubrum sp. DM2 and includes:
- a CDS encoding J domain-containing protein; the protein is MTNRTIVVGLAGTFVGMTALLVIGGIVLHPIALALAVPFGAVSYFLWYHASGRLHDQARRSAERAGPTERERARQRARAEANRERAYRAAGAADGGRGPGAGRRGARGPGGPGASGAGDPRDRAPSTDRMTEREAYETLGLDRTADDEAVRRTYREHAKRLHPDGEDGDEEEFKRLNEAYETLTD